In a genomic window of Alphaproteobacteria bacterium:
- the gcvT gene encoding glycine cleavage system aminomethyltransferase GcvT, producing the protein MKTALHDAHVAHGAKMGPFAGYDMPLYYKEGVLKEHEWVRASAGIFDVSHMGQVIMEGPGLATFLEKITPSAFQNKQFGRAQYTVLTNEEGGIVDDLIITRLEEEKFFIVVNAGCKEKDIAWIKNQMPKAITLDYLADRSLIAVQGPKAEAVISELFGVDTSDLPYMFIMPDIEIMGESVHISRLGYTGEDGFELSVPNEKALDVWNKLAGHKSVKPIGLAARDSLRLEMGYCLYGHDIDGATSPVEADLGWVMSKTNSDFIGAKRVLKERDGGPSRLRVGVKLNDPGVAREGSEIFNEKGEKIGTLTSGGPSPTLKISIGQGYIQSGFAKPGQKIFVDVRGRKLAAEVADMPFLKPKTKSMKKKDAA; encoded by the coding sequence CTGAAAACCGCCCTGCATGACGCGCACGTGGCGCACGGAGCCAAAATGGGTCCGTTCGCTGGATACGATATGCCTCTTTACTACAAGGAGGGCGTCCTTAAGGAGCATGAGTGGGTTCGCGCTTCGGCGGGTATCTTTGACGTCTCCCACATGGGACAGGTCATTATGGAGGGGCCGGGGCTGGCGACCTTTCTCGAAAAAATCACGCCATCCGCTTTTCAGAACAAACAATTCGGCCGCGCCCAGTACACGGTGCTGACTAACGAGGAGGGCGGCATCGTTGACGACCTCATCATCACCCGTCTGGAGGAGGAGAAATTCTTCATCGTGGTCAATGCCGGCTGTAAGGAAAAGGACATCGCCTGGATCAAGAACCAGATGCCCAAGGCCATCACGCTGGATTATCTGGCCGACCGCAGCCTGATCGCCGTGCAAGGCCCGAAGGCCGAGGCGGTAATCAGTGAACTCTTCGGTGTCGATACGTCCGACCTCCCCTATATGTTCATCATGCCGGATATAGAAATTATGGGCGAGAGCGTGCATATTTCACGCTTGGGCTATACGGGAGAAGACGGCTTTGAACTCAGCGTGCCGAATGAAAAGGCTCTGGATGTTTGGAACAAGCTGGCCGGCCATAAATCCGTCAAACCGATTGGCCTCGCCGCACGTGATTCTCTACGCCTGGAAATGGGCTACTGCCTGTACGGGCACGATATCGATGGCGCCACGTCACCCGTCGAAGCCGACCTTGGCTGGGTTATGAGCAAGACGAATAGCGATTTTATTGGTGCAAAACGCGTACTCAAGGAAAGGGACGGCGGCCCCTCACGCTTGCGTGTGGGCGTGAAGCTAAACGATCCCGGCGTTGCCCGCGAAGGATCGGAAATCTTTAATGAAAAGGGCGAAAAAATCGGAACCCTGACCAGCGGCGGCCCGTCCCCGACCCTGAAAATCTCGATCGGGCAGGGCTACATCCAATCGGGCTTTGCCAAGCCAGGCCAGAAAATCTTCGTGGACGTCCGGGGCCGCAAACTGGCCGCGGAGGTGGCGGATATGCCATTTTTAAAGCCTAAAACCAAATCTATGAAAAAGAAGGATGCAGCATAA
- a CDS encoding type I secretion system permease/ATPase, with the protein MTTMTTKERAKDKPRTPPQVEVKTSLDPLLECFRYTLSLQGMTPDLQSLTDSLPQTGEVFEPSDLQRLAEKMNVSARIKKIPFGLLQELVTPVILLLQDRKAVVYLPGGDEPGKLFASDTGLAAGNLENLRNAYLGHAILVTPKGKDQEKTEHMWKQGAIDWFWAPINAYWQGYAEIIVCSLFINLFIIAMPLFTMNVYDRVVPNFAVETLQVLTIGITLAFIFDFLFRTIRAHILEKIAAKLSVKFDRDLMAHLIDLPPEAMSLSIGEKANIFKELQGLRDFYSTRLVPAFVDLPFTLLFLIVIYLIAPSVSFVPVLGIIMILGLQMGVQSLLTRRTKEMFSSSQSKSAVMVEMLGGLQTIRMFGAGGARLRRWHDVSERSANSTKRNQSVMNAAANISNLVMTLVNIFVVFFGVYAIQAGDLSVGGLIAVTILAGRAIAPVTGVAAVVSRLRQSRDVLKMIDSIFSVPVEGDRAANISAKGPFTGRMELQNVSYKYKGQSLAAVQGINLNISAGEKIGLIGQTGAGKSTLAFLLAGLIHPQTGTILYDGFAHDTILSAELRRSIGYVPQKSFFFSGTIRDNILMGAEDLTEHDFAQAAELSGLNMYIHQTGQGFDTEIGEGGIRLSGGQQQAIALARAMIRDPSILIFDEPTTGMDNLLEQQIHQNLKTYLRNKTFIMVTHRTTLLPLVERLILLTKGRLAADGPRDEVLRRLGAQPGQFGERA; encoded by the coding sequence ATGACAACGATGACGACTAAAGAACGGGCGAAGGACAAGCCCCGCACACCGCCGCAGGTGGAGGTAAAAACAAGCCTCGATCCGCTGCTGGAATGTTTTCGCTATACGCTCTCCTTGCAGGGCATGACGCCGGACCTTCAGTCCCTGACGGACTCCCTTCCTCAAACAGGGGAAGTCTTCGAACCCTCCGACCTCCAGCGCCTCGCCGAAAAAATGAATGTCTCGGCCCGCATCAAGAAAATCCCCTTCGGCCTTCTGCAGGAATTGGTGACACCTGTGATACTGCTTCTTCAGGACCGTAAGGCGGTGGTCTATCTCCCCGGCGGCGACGAACCCGGAAAACTCTTCGCCTCGGACACGGGCCTTGCAGCAGGAAATCTGGAAAATCTTCGCAACGCCTATCTCGGTCACGCGATTTTGGTAACGCCGAAGGGAAAAGATCAAGAAAAAACCGAGCATATGTGGAAGCAAGGCGCCATCGACTGGTTTTGGGCGCCGATCAACGCCTATTGGCAGGGCTACGCGGAAATTATTGTCTGCTCTCTGTTCATCAATCTCTTTATCATCGCCATGCCGCTTTTTACGATGAATGTCTATGACCGTGTGGTTCCAAACTTCGCGGTCGAAACCCTTCAGGTTCTGACCATCGGCATCACGCTGGCCTTTATTTTCGATTTCCTCTTTCGCACAATCCGCGCCCATATCCTTGAAAAAATCGCCGCAAAACTCAGCGTCAAATTCGACCGCGACCTGATGGCGCACCTGATAGACCTTCCGCCTGAAGCCATGAGCCTTTCGATCGGCGAAAAGGCGAACATCTTTAAGGAGCTTCAGGGCTTAAGGGATTTCTACTCAACCCGCCTCGTTCCGGCCTTTGTAGACCTGCCCTTTACTTTGCTTTTCCTGATCGTGATTTACCTGATTGCCCCGTCGGTGAGCTTCGTTCCCGTTCTGGGGATTATCATGATTCTGGGGCTGCAGATGGGTGTGCAATCTCTCCTGACCCGCCGCACGAAGGAAATGTTCTCCTCCTCTCAGTCGAAATCCGCCGTGATGGTCGAAATGCTGGGTGGGTTGCAGACGATCCGTATGTTTGGCGCAGGGGGCGCCCGCCTGCGCCGCTGGCACGATGTCTCCGAACGCTCGGCCAACAGCACAAAACGCAATCAATCCGTCATGAACGCGGCGGCAAATATTTCGAATCTCGTTATGACGCTCGTCAATATTTTTGTCGTCTTTTTCGGGGTCTATGCAATACAGGCTGGAGATCTCAGCGTCGGCGGCCTGATCGCGGTCACCATCCTCGCAGGCCGCGCCATCGCCCCCGTCACAGGAGTTGCGGCCGTAGTCTCAAGGCTCAGGCAGTCCCGCGATGTCCTCAAGATGATCGACAGCATCTTCTCGGTTCCCGTTGAAGGCGACCGCGCCGCGAACATCAGTGCCAAGGGGCCATTCACGGGCCGTATGGAACTCCAGAACGTCTCCTATAAGTACAAGGGCCAGAGCCTCGCGGCGGTGCAGGGCATAAACCTGAACATCAGCGCGGGAGAAAAAATCGGCCTCATCGGCCAGACCGGAGCAGGAAAATCAACCCTCGCCTTTCTGCTTGCCGGATTGATCCACCCGCAGACGGGAACGATCCTCTATGACGGTTTCGCGCACGACACCATCCTGTCCGCAGAACTCCGCCGCTCCATCGGCTATGTCCCCCAGAAATCCTTTTTCTTCTCCGGCACGATCCGCGACAACATCCTGATGGGCGCCGAAGACCTCACCGAACACGACTTCGCGCAGGCCGCCGAACTCTCCGGCTTAAATATGTACATCCACCAGACCGGGCAGGGCTTCGACACTGAAATCGGCGAGGGCGGGATCAGGCTGTCCGGCGGGCAGCAGCAGGCCATCGCGCTGGCCCGCGCCATGATCCGCGATCCCTCCATCCTGATTTTCGACGAGCCGACAACGGGCATGGACAACCTGCTCGAACAGCAAATCCACCAGAATTTGAAAACCTATTTGCGGAACAAAACTTTTATCATGGTGACCCACCGCACGACCCTCCTGCCTCTGGTCGAGCGCCTGATCCTCCTGACCAAGGGCCGACTCGCCGCCGATGGCCCGCGGGATGAAGTCCTGCGCCGTTTGGGCGCTCAACCGGGGCAATTCGGGGAACGCGCATGA
- the gcvH gene encoding glycine cleavage system protein GcvH yields the protein MSALKYTKDHECIFVKDDIVWIGITPYAQDALGDLVFVDLPEIGKKVAKGGDVAVIESVKTAAEVYSPVPGEVVEVNKAMTGELDLIRKPVNDNGWIVKVKVTDKGALAELMDEAAYNEYLKGLS from the coding sequence ATGAGCGCTCTAAAATACACCAAGGACCATGAATGTATCTTCGTAAAAGACGACATCGTCTGGATCGGGATTACCCCTTACGCACAGGATGCTTTGGGAGATCTCGTATTTGTGGACCTCCCGGAAATTGGTAAAAAGGTCGCCAAGGGCGGCGATGTCGCGGTTATCGAATCCGTAAAGACGGCGGCGGAAGTATACTCTCCTGTCCCCGGCGAAGTGGTGGAAGTGAACAAGGCCATGACGGGTGAACTCGACCTGATCCGCAAACCTGTAAACGACAATGGCTGGATCGTAAAGGTCAAAGTCACCGACAAGGGCGCCTTGGCCGAATTGATGGACGAAGCCGCGTATAATGAATACCTGAAAGGACTCTCCTGA
- a CDS encoding TolC family protein, which yields MPRHAFLGLLLLFLSFSASHAEESGFELSLQSTILFALHNNPEINIALEQEKQAGFSTQEAEAILYPQIDATLKAGEEYNAPANFVDPDAIIGKSNTNPSAEFILSANQLLYDGSSSREEVKRRETLQESSKLQSDLIQERILQTTIEAYMEVYKMQKTLHEYDDFIGKLTKIGNKISLMVEAGAESKTKLKYAESRLAFAQSDYQNAQAALHDTLTDLEFLTGKLPDFRAKLPEVGDLVQIELDQYKKLAEENNTNFLMNASDKKALEHQLNSVNGRFLPTVNMIVEMSQSHDTGGDVGRDRSAIALLQVSYKIFDGYARDASKGKIESQLNEVDYRRERVQRDVMQKLKVAYNQILALENEHRTLQQEIEANTDLQALNTEQFELGEGDIVSLIEGEERLFTSRTRQYEIDLKLIKNSYALLRQIGFLDKHGFCESC from the coding sequence GTGCCAAGACATGCTTTTCTGGGACTTCTTCTGCTCTTCCTGAGCTTTTCTGCCTCCCATGCCGAAGAGAGCGGCTTTGAGTTGTCGTTGCAAAGCACCATTCTGTTTGCCCTGCATAATAACCCTGAAATCAATATCGCGCTGGAACAGGAAAAACAGGCCGGATTTTCTACACAGGAAGCGGAGGCGATCCTCTACCCGCAGATCGATGCTACCCTCAAGGCGGGCGAGGAGTATAACGCCCCGGCGAATTTCGTGGATCCGGACGCGATTATCGGCAAGAGCAACACCAACCCCTCCGCCGAGTTTATACTCTCCGCAAACCAGTTGCTTTATGACGGCTCGAGCAGCCGTGAAGAGGTGAAGCGACGCGAAACGCTGCAAGAGTCCTCCAAGCTTCAAAGTGATTTGATTCAGGAGCGCATTCTCCAGACAACCATCGAAGCCTATATGGAAGTCTACAAAATGCAAAAAACCTTGCACGAGTATGATGATTTCATCGGAAAACTCACAAAAATTGGCAATAAAATCAGCCTAATGGTTGAGGCAGGAGCGGAGAGCAAGACAAAATTGAAATATGCCGAGTCCCGCCTAGCGTTTGCCCAGTCCGATTACCAGAACGCCCAGGCCGCGCTCCACGATACCTTGACGGACCTAGAGTTTCTTACAGGAAAACTTCCCGATTTCCGGGCAAAGCTGCCTGAGGTAGGCGATCTGGTCCAGATCGAGCTGGACCAGTACAAGAAACTGGCGGAAGAGAACAATACCAATTTCCTTATGAATGCCTCCGACAAAAAGGCGCTGGAACACCAGTTGAACAGCGTTAACGGTCGCTTTCTTCCGACCGTCAATATGATCGTAGAAATGAGCCAGTCGCACGATACCGGGGGCGATGTCGGACGCGACCGCAGCGCGATCGCCCTTCTTCAAGTCAGCTACAAGATTTTCGATGGTTATGCCCGGGACGCCTCCAAGGGCAAGATCGAAAGCCAGCTTAACGAGGTCGATTACCGCCGTGAACGGGTTCAGCGTGACGTTATGCAAAAACTCAAGGTGGCTTATAATCAGATTTTGGCTCTTGAGAACGAACACCGCACCCTGCAACAGGAGATCGAAGCCAATACGGATCTTCAAGCCCTTAACACCGAGCAGTTTGAGCTTGGCGAGGGAGATATCGTGAGCCTGATTGAGGGTGAGGAACGGCTTTTTACTTCGCGCACCCGGCAATATGAAATCGATTTGAAGCTCATCAAAAACAGCTATGCTTTGTTACGTCAAATAGGATTTCTGGACAAGCATGGTTTTTGTGAAAGCTGTTAA
- a CDS encoding HlyD family type I secretion periplasmic adaptor subunit, whose product MTEFRLDNFDSDNWNYRPLLYAVIALLLCFLAWAALSQIDQQVRATGRIIPSGQAKLIQHLEGGIVDQILVKEGQRVQQGDPLFQVRNQSASSELEGSRIALQALDIRTKRLQAELDGEEEFSVEEQKAGEGLEEIARNEALLFKSRMQAYKEKVGVFKERENQKTLKLDELKGQLGNLQAERKIAQDQHAINEKLKRSGAISESRYLDSKSRIGDFNTRIGSIDKMIPVTQAELEEVKQQTKELAERLKTEILDEMNKVELDRQKLQEKIKADRDQVDRTALSAPVTGLVNKLYVNTLGGVVKPGSVLAEIIPLEDSLIVEARMQTKDRGLVWNGLPASVKISAYDSTVYGTLKGTITEISADSLTDDSGAVFYRVKITLDPDSVKGFEPIFPGMSVEANILSGKTSVLRAIFKPLLRLQQNALREP is encoded by the coding sequence ATGACTGAATTCAGGCTCGATAACTTTGACTCGGACAACTGGAACTACCGGCCCTTGCTCTATGCGGTCATCGCGTTGCTTCTATGCTTCCTCGCCTGGGCGGCCTTATCCCAGATCGACCAGCAGGTCCGTGCTACCGGGCGTATTATCCCCTCCGGTCAGGCCAAGCTGATTCAGCATCTCGAAGGCGGCATCGTGGATCAAATTCTTGTCAAGGAAGGCCAGCGCGTCCAGCAGGGCGATCCGCTCTTTCAGGTCCGCAACCAGAGCGCATCCTCGGAGCTGGAGGGCAGCCGCATCGCTCTGCAGGCGCTCGATATCCGCACAAAACGCTTGCAGGCCGAACTGGACGGAGAGGAGGAATTTTCAGTCGAAGAGCAGAAAGCGGGGGAGGGCTTGGAGGAAATTGCCAGGAACGAAGCTCTCCTTTTTAAATCCCGTATGCAGGCCTACAAGGAAAAAGTCGGCGTTTTCAAGGAGCGCGAAAACCAGAAAACTCTCAAGCTCGATGAATTGAAGGGCCAACTCGGCAACTTGCAGGCGGAAAGAAAAATCGCGCAGGATCAGCACGCGATAAACGAAAAACTCAAACGCTCGGGCGCGATCTCCGAGTCGCGCTATCTCGATTCAAAAAGCCGTATAGGCGACTTCAACACCCGCATCGGCAGCATCGATAAAATGATTCCGGTGACGCAGGCGGAACTCGAAGAGGTCAAACAGCAGACCAAGGAGCTCGCCGAGCGCCTGAAAACCGAAATCCTCGATGAAATGAACAAGGTCGAACTCGACCGCCAGAAATTGCAGGAGAAAATCAAGGCCGACCGCGATCAGGTGGACCGCACCGCGCTCTCCGCTCCGGTGACCGGACTGGTCAATAAGCTTTACGTCAACACGCTGGGCGGCGTCGTCAAGCCGGGTTCCGTGCTTGCTGAGATCATCCCCCTGGAGGATAGCCTGATCGTCGAGGCGCGGATGCAGACCAAGGACCGCGGACTGGTCTGGAACGGCCTTCCGGCCAGCGTCAAAATCTCGGCCTACGACTCGACTGTGTATGGAACACTCAAAGGTACAATCACAGAAATCAGTGCCGATAGCCTGACCGATGACTCCGGCGCGGTCTTCTACCGTGTCAAAATCACCCTCGACCCCGACTCGGTGAAGGGCTTCGAACCCATCTTCCCCGGCATGAGCGTAGAGGCGAATATCCTTTCCGGTAAAACGTCAGTATTGCGCGCAATCTTTAAGCCGCTTTTACGCCTGCAGCAGAATGCCCTGCGCGAACCCTGA